CGGCGACGCCGTCGGGAAGCCGGTCGTACGCGTCCGAGGTCGCCGAAGTCGCCGAAGTCATCAGGCCTTCTCCCCCGAAGTCGGCGTCGGCGGCGCCTCCACCAGCCCGCTGCGCAGCGCGGCCGTGCTGGGCCGGTGGCCCTCGGAGCCGTAACGCCTGCCCAGCGACTCGCGGGCGATCTTCTCCTGGAGCTTGAGGATTCCCTGGAGCAGCGCCTCGGGCCGCGGCGGGCAGCCCGGTACGTAGACGTCGACCGGGATGATCTGGTCGACGCCCTTCGTGACGGAGTACGAGTCCCAGTACGGGCCACCGCAGTTGGAGCAGGCGCCGAAGGAGATCACGTACTTGGGCTCGGGCATCTGCTCGAACAGTCGCTTGACCGCGGGCGCCATCTTGTCCGTCACCGTGCCGGACACGACCATCAGGTCGGCCTGGCGCGGACCCGGCGCGAGAGGGATGACACCGAGCCGGATGAAGTCGTGCCGGGCCATCGACGCGGCGATGAACTCGATGGCGCAGCAGGCGAGTCCGAAGTTGAAGACCCAAAGGCTGTAGCGGCGGCCCCAGTTGAGGACCACCTTCATCGGCTGGGGCGCCAGGCGGGAGAGCACGCCCAGGCGTTGCGGGTCGGGCAGCGCGACCGGCGCGGCCGTGGAGGCGGCGGCTGCCGGAGCGGCGGGGGTCACGTCCATTCCAGGACGCCCTTCTTCCATGCGTAGAGCAGTCCTACGGCCAGGAAGCCGAGGAAGATGAACATCTCGACGAGCGTCGTCGCGCCGTACCCCGGGGCCGCGAAGACCGTCGCCCACGGGAAGAGGAAGATCGAGTCGACGGCGAAGATGACGTACAGGAAGGCGTAGACGTAGTAGCGGACCTGGGTGTGCGCCCAGCCCTCGCCGACGGGGTCGACGCCGCATTCGTACGTAAGCAGCTTCTCGGGCGTCGGTACCACCGGCCGCAGCAGTCGGCCCGCCCCGAAGGCCACGGCGACGAAGAGCACGCCGACGACCGCGAGAAGTCCGACCACCGAATAGCTCTGGAAGTACTCCGACGCGAGAACGGTCGGTTCCGGCACGTCCGTCACCCGCCCCTCGCTCCGCCGATCGGTGTTCCGGCAATCTGGTCCGTGATCTGTACGCACGGGAGTCTAGGCCCTGCTAAAGGGACCGTAAGCAGTCGGTCGGGCATCAGTCATGGCGGGGTCATGCGTGGGTCCCACACCGGTCCGCGTACGGGTCGGCGTACGCGTGGGCACCTGGCCGGCACCCGACCGGCGCCCGGACACCGCGCCGGCCGGCACACCCGCTGGTCGCACCGGTCATAGGGGGGTGGTGGGGTTATCCCTACCGACGCTCCCCCAGCCACCCCATGGCGTGGGCTCCCCCGGCCGTGCAGGCTTGGACCTTATGACCGCCCGCAACAGCTTCCCCGACGACGACCGGCCGCCGCCGGTCCGTCTCGCCCTCGACCGGCACACCTGGAAGGAGATGGCGCATCTCCTCGCCAATCTCCCGGTGTCGATCGCCGGTTTCATCTATGTCGTGGTCGTCGTGCCCACCGGCGTCGCCTTGTCCGTCACCGTGATCGGTCTGCCCTGGCTGGCCGGCGGCCTGGCAGGCGCCCGGCTGCTCGGCAAGGCCGAACGGGCCCGGGCGCGCGCCCTGCTGGGGGTCAGGATCGACGAGCCGAGCCCGCTGCGCGGCCGGAGCCGCGAAGAGCGGCGCGCACGCGGCACCGAGGGGTTCTTCTCCTGGCTGTGGACGGGGCTGAAGGACCCGGTGGGCTGGCGCACGGCGTTGTACGAGTTCATCCGGCTGCCCTGGGGCATCCTGACCTTCACGATCACCACGGTGAGCTTCTTCCTGCTCTGGCCGGTGCTGCCGCACATCGCGCGCGGGCTCACGAACGCCGACCGGGCCATGGTGCGCGGACTGCTCTCGCCGTCCGACGAGCTGGAGAGCCGGATCGCGGAACTGGAGTCGGACCGGGGCGTCGTGGTGGACACGGCCGCCGCCGACCTGCGCCGTATCGAGCGTGACCTGCACGACGGGGCGCAGGCCCGGCTGGTCGCCCTCGCCATGGGTCTCGGCCTCGCCAAGGAGAAACTGCTGGCCGACCCGGAGGCGGCGGCGAGCATGGTCGACGAGGCGCACGGCGAGGTGAAGCTGGCCCTCCAGGAGCTGCGCGACCTGGCGCGCGGCATCCACCCTGCGGTCCTCACCGACCGGGGCCTGGACGCGGCGCTGTCCTCCGTCGCCTCCCGCTGCACCGTCCCGGTGAAGGTCGACGTCGAGCTGGACGAGCGGCCGGCGGCGGCGATCGAGGGCATCGCGTACTTCACCGTCTCGGAGCTCCTGCAGAACGTCAGCAAGCACAGCGGTGCGCGGATGGCCGGTGTCGAGGTGTGGCGGACGAAGGACAGGCTGCTGATCCAGGTCCAGGACGACGGGCGCGGAGGCGCGCGGCTGGACGGCGGGACCGGTATGTCGGGGCTGGCCGAGCGCCTGGGCGCGGTCGACGGGCTGTTCGTGCTCGACTCGCCGGTCGGTGGTCCGACGGTCGTCACGGCCGAACTTCCGTGGCGGAAGCGGGAGCGGGAGCGCGGGGCGTCCTGACGCCCAACCCCCGTGCGCGGGACGTGAAACCGCACCTCGGGGGTGGGGAAAACCCCAGGGTGAAGACGGATACACACCGCATGGTGCGGGCGCGGGCGGCGGACGAGCATGGAGGTACGACATGAAGCACGACCGCCCCCGCTCGCAGAACGGACGACTCGATGGCCACGGATTACGGCATGCGGACACAGCCACAGCGCCACACCCTTCCTCCGGCACTGCGCGCTCCGTTCACGGGCCGCGCCTGGAAGGAGTTCGTCTATCTCCTTCTCAACCTCCCGATGGGCATCCTCTTCTTCGTCTACACGATCACGGCGATCTCGGTCAGCGCGGGGCTCATCGTGACGTTCCTCGGCATTCCGCTGCTGGCGGCCGCGCTCATCGGCTGCCGGGCGCTGGGTGCCGTCGAGCGGACGAGGGCACGGGCCCTTCTCGGTCTGGACGTCGCGAGCCCGCTTCCCGTGCGCGGGGAGAAGTCCGGTCTGATGTCGTGGGTCGGCGCGGTCCTCAAGAGCGGGGTGTCCTGGCGGCATCTGCTCTACGGCATCCTGCACTTCCCGTGGGCGCTGTTCTCCTTCGTCGTGTCCGTGACCTTCATGGTCACCGGCTGGAGCCTCTTCCTCTATCCGCTGTGGCAGTGGGTCTTCCCCGAGCACACGAATCAGGACGGCATCGCGCTCTTCAGTGACGGCACGAACGACTTCTATCTGGACACCCCGTTCGAGATAGCCGCGACCAGCGTGGTCGGTCTCGTCTTCGTCCTCGCCTCGCCGTGGCTGATCCGTGGGATGACCGGTGTGGACCGGCTGATGGTCGCCGGGCTCCTCGGCCCGTCCAAGCTGGCGACGCGCGTCTCGGAGCTGGAGTCGGACCGGGGCGTCGTGGTGGACACGGCCGCCGCCGACCTGCGCCGTATCGAGCGCGATCTGCACGACGGGGCGCAGGCCCGGCTGGTCGCCCTGGCCATGGACCTGGGGCTGGCGAAGGAGAAGCTGCTGGCGGACCCGGAGGCGGCGGCGCGGATGGTGGACGAGGCGCACGGCGAGGTGAAGGTCGCGCTCCAGGAGCTGCGCGACCTGGCGCGGGGCATCCACCCTGCGGTCCTCACCGACCGGGGGCTGGACGCGGCGCTCTCCTCCGTCGCCTCCCGCTGCACCGTCCCTGTCCAGGTCGAGGTCGACCTGGAGTCCCGTCCGGCGGCGGCGATCGAGGGCATCGCGTACTTCACCGTCTCGGAGCTCCTGCAGAACGTGAGCAAGCACGCCCGCGCGAGCCGGGCCTCGGTGGACGTGTGGCGGATGGAGGACCGGCTGATGCTCCAGGTCTCGGACGACGGCCGGGGCGGTGCGAACACCTCGTCGGGCAGTGGCCTGGCGGGTCTCGCGGAGCGGCTCGACGCGGTGGACGGGATCCTGGTGGTCGACTCTCCGGCCGGCGGTCCCACGACGGTGACGGCGGAGCTGCCCTGGCGGAAGTGACGCCCCGGTCCCCCACTCAGCGATCAGCTCCTCGATCAGGCGCAGCGGGACGGGCGACGCGGCAGAGGAGCGACACGGCGGAGAACGGGGAACGGACAACAGACGCATTCGCGGCCGCGGCGCACCGGACATCGTCCGGTGCGCCGAAGTCGCGTCTTCCAGTTTGATCAGTTCCGGGTCAGTGCGCCCCGCGCCGATACGAATACTGGGATGCTGGGGCCGCAGCGCGGGCGCGGAGCGCGTACGCACATTCGACATGGGGGCGACACGGTCGTGGAGGACAGGGTACGAGTGGTCATCGCCGAGGATTCGGTGCTCCTGCGGGAGGGCCTGACCCGGCTGCTGACCGATCTCGGTCATGACGTGGTCGCCGGTGTCGGGGACGGCGAGGCGCTGATCAAGACCGTCGGCGACCTGGCCCGCGAGGGCGCGGCGCCGGACGTGGTGGTGGCCGACGTACGGATGCCGCCGACCCACACCGACGAAGGTGTCCGGGCCGCGGTCCAGCTGCGGAAGGACCATCCGGGGATCGGTGTGCTCGTGCTGTCCCAGTACGTGGAGGAGCAGTACGCGACCGAACTGCTCGCGGGCAGCAGCCGGGGTGTCGGCTATCTGCTCAAGGACCGGGTGGCCGAGGTCCGGGAGTTCGTGGACGCGGTCGTACGGGTCGCCAGAGGCGGCACCGCGCTGGACCCCGAGGTGGTCGCGCAGCTGCTCGGCCGGAGCCGTAAGCAGGACGTGCTGGTCGGGCTGACCCCCCGGGAGCGCGAAGTCCTCGGCCTGATGGCGGAGGGCCGGACGAACTCGGCGATCGCCAGACAGCTGGTCGTGAGCGACGGCGCGGTGGAGAAGCACGTCAGCAACATCTTCCAGAAGCTGGGCCTGTCACCGAGTGACGGAGATCACCGCCGGGTGCTGGCCGTGCTGACGTATCTCAACTCCTGACGGAGCCGGCCGGGTGGCCGGCGCCACGGCCATGGCGCCGGGGGCTGCGGTCATGTAGTGGACAGGCAAAGGGTCCTAGTCCAAAAGACTGAGTTCGAATCGGCACAGATCAGGATGAACACAGAGCGCCCGGGGGCGGAGAAAACATGGCAAATTGCCACAGCGAAGCGTCTCAGAACGACGTCCAGCATGCGAGCGACCCAAGGAAGGCGACCCTTACCGACGTAGGGTGGCTTCCGGGTGTTCCGGTCGCGCCGGTCAGCCACAGCAGCCGCCTCGAAGGAGGTCCAGTTCAGTGACCAGCCAGGTCAGTAGCCCAGCCGAGCACGCCGACGAGGCTGACGACGCGAGCGAATCCGTCGTCGGCGAACAGCTCATCGTGTCCGACGCGTCAGACGTGCCGGGCGCGCCCGGTGTGCCCGCCGAGAAGGAAGTCCGTCGTCTGGATCGGGTGATCATCCGTTTCGCGGGTGATTCCGGTGACGGTATGCAGCTGACGGGTGACCGGTTCACCTCGGAGACGGCGTCGTTCGGGAACGACCTGTCGACGCTGCCGAACTTCCCCGCCGAGATCCGGGCGCCCGCAGGGACGCTGCCGGGTGTGTCGTCGTTCCAGCTGCATTTCGCGGACCACGACATCCTCACCCCCGGTGATGCGCCGAACGTGCTGGTCGCGATGAACCCGGCCGCGCTCAAGGCGAACATCGGCGACGTGCCGCGCGGTGCGGACATCATCGTCAACACCGACGAGTTCACCAAGCGCCCGATGGCGAAGGTCGGCTACCTGACGTCGCCGCTGGAGGACGGGTCGCTGGAGGCGTACGCGGTGCATCCGGTGCCGCTGACGACGCTGACGATCGAGGCGCTGAAGGAGTTCGGGCTCTCGCGTAAGGAGGCCGAGCGTTCGAAGAACATGTTCGCGCTGGGTCTGCTGTCGTGGATGTACCACCGTCCGACCGAGGGCACGGAGCAGTTTCTGCGGACGAAGTTCGCGAAGAAGCCGAACATCGCCGAGGCGAACGTGGCGGCGTTCCGGGCGGGCTGGAACTTCGGTGAGACGACCGAGGACTTCGCCGTGTCGTACGAGGTGGCGCCGGCCACCAAGGCGTTCCCGGCCGGCACCTACCGCAACATCTCCGGGAACCTGGCCCTGTCGTACGGGCTGATCGCCGCCGCCCACCAGGCCGATCTGCCGCTGTACCTCGGCTCGTACCCGATCACCCCCGCCTCGGACATCCTGCACGAGCTGTCGCGTCACAAGAACTTCGGTGTGCGGACCTTCCAGGCGGAGGACGAGATCGCCGCCATCGGCGCGGCGCTCGGCGCCTCGTTCGGCGGCTCCCTCGCGGTGACGACGACGTCGGGGCCGGGTGTGGCGCTGAAGTCGGAGACGATCGGCCTGGCGGTGTCGCTGGAGCTGCCCCTGCTGGTGGTGGCGATCCAGCGCGGCGGGCCCTCGACCGGCCTGCCGACCAAGACCGAGCAGGCCGACCTGCTCCAGGCGATGTACGGCCGCAACGGCGAAGCACCCGTGCCGGTCGTCGCCCCGCGGACCCCGGCGGACTGCTTCGACGCGGCGATCGAGGCCGCCCGCATCGCCGTCACCTACCGCACCCCGGTCTTCCTGCTGTCCGACGGCTACCTCGCCAACGGCTCCGAACCCTGGCGCATCCCCCAGCCGGACGAACTCCCCGACCTCGGCGTGCAGTTCGCGACAGGCCCCAACCACACCCTGCCGGACGGCACCGAGGTGTTCTGGCCCTACAAGCGTGACCCGCACACCCTGGCCCGCCCGTGGGCCGTGCCCGGCACCCCCGGTCTCGAACACCGCATCGGCGGCATCGAGAAACAGGACGGCACGGGCAACATCTCCTACGACCCGGCCAACCACGACTTCATGGTCCGCACCCGCCAGGCCAAAATCGACAACATCGAGGTCCCCGACCTCGTCGTGGACGACCCGCACGGCGCCCGCACCCTCGTCCTCGGCTGGGGCTCCACCTACGGACCCATCACCGCGGCCGTCCGCCGCCTGCGCACCGCAGGGCACCCCATCGCCCAGGCGCACCTGCGCCACATCAACCCCTTCCCGAAGAACCTCGGCGAGGTGCTGAAACGCTACGACAAGATCGTGGTGCCCGAGATGAACCTCGG
This window of the Streptomyces niveus genome carries:
- a CDS encoding NADH-quinone oxidoreductase subunit B; translated protein: MDVTPAAPAAAASTAAPVALPDPQRLGVLSRLAPQPMKVVLNWGRRYSLWVFNFGLACCAIEFIAASMARHDFIRLGVIPLAPGPRQADLMVVSGTVTDKMAPAVKRLFEQMPEPKYVISFGACSNCGGPYWDSYSVTKGVDQIIPVDVYVPGCPPRPEALLQGILKLQEKIARESLGRRYGSEGHRPSTAALRSGLVEAPPTPTSGEKA
- a CDS encoding NADH-quinone oxidoreductase subunit A; the protein is MTDVPEPTVLASEYFQSYSVVGLLAVVGVLFVAVAFGAGRLLRPVVPTPEKLLTYECGVDPVGEGWAHTQVRYYVYAFLYVIFAVDSIFLFPWATVFAAPGYGATTLVEMFIFLGFLAVGLLYAWKKGVLEWT
- a CDS encoding sensor histidine kinase, giving the protein MTARNSFPDDDRPPPVRLALDRHTWKEMAHLLANLPVSIAGFIYVVVVVPTGVALSVTVIGLPWLAGGLAGARLLGKAERARARALLGVRIDEPSPLRGRSREERRARGTEGFFSWLWTGLKDPVGWRTALYEFIRLPWGILTFTITTVSFFLLWPVLPHIARGLTNADRAMVRGLLSPSDELESRIAELESDRGVVVDTAAADLRRIERDLHDGAQARLVALAMGLGLAKEKLLADPEAAASMVDEAHGEVKLALQELRDLARGIHPAVLTDRGLDAALSSVASRCTVPVKVDVELDERPAAAIEGIAYFTVSELLQNVSKHSGARMAGVEVWRTKDRLLIQVQDDGRGGARLDGGTGMSGLAERLGAVDGLFVLDSPVGGPTVVTAELPWRKRERERGAS
- a CDS encoding sensor histidine kinase, with the translated sequence MATDYGMRTQPQRHTLPPALRAPFTGRAWKEFVYLLLNLPMGILFFVYTITAISVSAGLIVTFLGIPLLAAALIGCRALGAVERTRARALLGLDVASPLPVRGEKSGLMSWVGAVLKSGVSWRHLLYGILHFPWALFSFVVSVTFMVTGWSLFLYPLWQWVFPEHTNQDGIALFSDGTNDFYLDTPFEIAATSVVGLVFVLASPWLIRGMTGVDRLMVAGLLGPSKLATRVSELESDRGVVVDTAAADLRRIERDLHDGAQARLVALAMDLGLAKEKLLADPEAAARMVDEAHGEVKVALQELRDLARGIHPAVLTDRGLDAALSSVASRCTVPVQVEVDLESRPAAAIEGIAYFTVSELLQNVSKHARASRASVDVWRMEDRLMLQVSDDGRGGANTSSGSGLAGLAERLDAVDGILVVDSPAGGPTTVTAELPWRK
- a CDS encoding response regulator transcription factor produces the protein MEDRVRVVIAEDSVLLREGLTRLLTDLGHDVVAGVGDGEALIKTVGDLAREGAAPDVVVADVRMPPTHTDEGVRAAVQLRKDHPGIGVLVLSQYVEEQYATELLAGSSRGVGYLLKDRVAEVREFVDAVVRVARGGTALDPEVVAQLLGRSRKQDVLVGLTPREREVLGLMAEGRTNSAIARQLVVSDGAVEKHVSNIFQKLGLSPSDGDHRRVLAVLTYLNS
- a CDS encoding 2-oxoacid:acceptor oxidoreductase subunit alpha; this translates as MTSQVSSPAEHADEADDASESVVGEQLIVSDASDVPGAPGVPAEKEVRRLDRVIIRFAGDSGDGMQLTGDRFTSETASFGNDLSTLPNFPAEIRAPAGTLPGVSSFQLHFADHDILTPGDAPNVLVAMNPAALKANIGDVPRGADIIVNTDEFTKRPMAKVGYLTSPLEDGSLEAYAVHPVPLTTLTIEALKEFGLSRKEAERSKNMFALGLLSWMYHRPTEGTEQFLRTKFAKKPNIAEANVAAFRAGWNFGETTEDFAVSYEVAPATKAFPAGTYRNISGNLALSYGLIAAAHQADLPLYLGSYPITPASDILHELSRHKNFGVRTFQAEDEIAAIGAALGASFGGSLAVTTTSGPGVALKSETIGLAVSLELPLLVVAIQRGGPSTGLPTKTEQADLLQAMYGRNGEAPVPVVAPRTPADCFDAAIEAARIAVTYRTPVFLLSDGYLANGSEPWRIPQPDELPDLGVQFATGPNHTLPDGTEVFWPYKRDPHTLARPWAVPGTPGLEHRIGGIEKQDGTGNISYDPANHDFMVRTRQAKIDNIEVPDLVVDDPHGARTLVLGWGSTYGPITAAVRRLRTAGHPIAQAHLRHINPFPKNLGEVLKRYDKIVVPEMNLGQLATLLRAKYLIDAHSYNQVNGMPFKAEQLATALKEAIDA